The window TTTAAACAGCAGGAAAAACTCCTTCTGTGGAAGCTCTGTGACAGATTCTTTCGTGTGTACCGTCAGTGTGTCACAGTTAAGCTCAGATGTACCCACCTGCACTTTCTTTTGGCTGACAATCTGGGAACGCCTAAGCAGCGCCTCCACTCTCCAGACCATCTCATTTACATCTATAGGCTTTACCATATAGTCGTCTGTACCAGCAAGAAAACCTTCTCTCTTATCTGATGCGTCCTCCTTCGCCGTAATAAGAAGAATTGGCATGGTATAGCCGTTCCTGCGGATTACCCTTGTCATTTCAAATCCATCCATCAGGGGCATCATCACATCTGAAATAACCAAATCCACAAAAGTATTCTCCATTATATCAAAAGCATCCATGCCATCCGTGGCCGGTATGGCCGTATATCCATTGTCTGACAATACCGTGCAGAACAGCTCCCGCAGCTCTTTGTCATCCTCCACTACTAAAATTTGAAACATTCGGCTTTTCCTCTATAATCATAAATAGCTAACGCAGTATCCCCTATTGGAAGTACTTTACGCCTGACTCAAAAATCTTTAAATCCTGCTCCCCATATATATTGACTGCCACAGAAGCATCCCGCCTCTCAGAGTGGGCCATTTTTCCAAGGACACGCCCATCTGGACTTGTAATCCCCTCAACCCCGCGGTAAGAACCGTTTACATTCCACTCCTCGCTCATGCTGGCCACGCCGCTAGGGTCACAGTACTGTGTTGCCACCTGTCCATTCCCGAATAGCCTATCCAGACACTCTGAATCTGCCACAAAACGCCCCTCCCCGTGTGAAGCTGGATTCGTATACACTTTGCCAAGCTCTGCACAGCGAAGCCAGGGAGATTTATTTGAAACCACCTTTGTATAAACCATCTTTGAAATATGACGGCCAATGGTATTATATGTCAGTGTGGGGGAATCTTCCTTCTGGCCTGTTATCTTTCCATAGGGCACAAGGCCCAGCTTAATCAGGGCCTGGAAACCATTACAGATTCCAAGGGCAAGGCCATCCCTCTCATTGAGCAGTTTTTCTACAGCCTCTTTAATCTTTGCATTCTGGAATGCTGTGGCAAAAAATTTTGCAGATCCGTCTGGCTCATCGCCTGCGCTGAAGCCTCCTGGGAACATAATTATCTGCGCCCCGGATATAGCTCTTTCAAACTCTCTCACAGAGTCACGGATGTCCTCTGGACCCATATTTTTAAATACCTTTGTGACTACCCGGGCGCCTGCGCGCTCAAAGGCCCTCTTACTGTCATACTCACAGTTTGTCCCGGGGAATACAGGAATAAAGACTGTGGGCAGGCCGATTTTGTGGCTGCATACATAGATATCCTGGGTATCATAAACTTTTTCCTCAAGGATTTCCTCACTGTCTGCGGAGGACTTTGTGGGGAATACCTTTTCCAGAGTTTTAACCCAGGCTGTCCTGGCCTCGTCAATTTTGACGACTGTATTTCCATAAGAGAATTTCCCGTCATCTGTCACCTCACCGATTAGTGTATACGTAATGCCCAGTTCAGCCACCTTGTCCGATGGCACCTCTGCCACAATGTCCCCAAATGCAGGAGCAAAAAGCTCTCTCTTGTCCATACTATGCTCTATTTTCAGGCCCAGTGCATTGCCAAAAGCCATCTTGCTGACTGCCGGGATTACCCCATGCCGATCCAACGCATAGGCAGAGACAATCCTGCCCTTACGTATATCCTCCGTAAACTTCCCATACTGCTCCATCAGCTGGCTGTACACAGGAAGGTCATATTCATCTCTGCTGGCCCTGAGCCAGATTAATTTATTTCCCGCCTGCTTCAGCTCTGGTGTAATTACATCTTTGTCTGTTGCCATGTCCACCGCAAAGGAAACCAGAGTGGGAGGCACATCAATATCCTGGAAGGTACCTGACATACTATCCTTACCGCCGATGGAAGGCAACCCAAATCCCAGCTGCGCCTGATATGCACCCAGCAGAGCCGCAAAGGGCTGGCTCCACCTCTTTGGATCCTCTGTCATCCTGCGGAAATATTCCTGGAAGGTAAAACGTATGTTCCTGTAATCACCCCCTGACGCCACAATTTTTGCCACAGATTCTACTACCGCATACACAGCGCCGTGATAAGGACTCCAGCTTGAGAGATAGGGGTCAAACCCAAAACTCATCATAGACACACTGTCTGTCCTGCCG of the Luxibacter massiliensis genome contains:
- a CDS encoding response regulator transcription factor, translating into MFQILVVEDDKELRELFCTVLSDNGYTAIPATDGMDAFDIMENTFVDLVISDVMMPLMDGFEMTRVIRRNGYTMPILLITAKEDASDKREGFLAGTDDYMVKPIDVNEMVWRVEALLRRSQIVSQKKVQVGTSELNCDTLTVHTKESVTELPQKEFFLLFKLVSALGRIFTRRQIMDEIWGPESDADSHTLDVHISRLREKFKSNPDFEIVTVRGLGYKAVAKKHE